A segment of the Eleutherodactylus coqui strain aEleCoq1 chromosome 6, aEleCoq1.hap1, whole genome shotgun sequence genome:
ATGAAGCGTGTTCTTAGGATGTGACCTTGATGCACATACTGTACTGTACATATATGTTCTAGGAGCTCAAAGAAAATTGTTTTATTTGCAGTTGCGAAATGATGACAAAGCACAAGATTGGTGTTCCAGTGCAAGACACATTAGGAGAGTCTATGAGGTAATTTATAGCTATTTTCTGCTGCTTATGGAACATAAACtattctcacaatgcacaaaagcTGCCTGCACTGATGCTGTATGTCAATACATGAttcccaatcactggcctcagcggtcaTGTGCCACTCTTACTGGCATCACCGTTGAGGAAgaggacagtgattggctgcagcggtcatgtgctgCTCTTACTGGCATGACTGTTTACTGTagacttagggtgactacccactacagttttttttttccctgcgaaattcgcagcatttttttctctgcaggggtctatgggacttgtaatgttaaaatcgcgatcacgcaaaatcgcgatttcccGGTAAATTGTGGTTTTGCGTGATCGCGGTTTTAACattcaagtcccatagacccctgcagagaaaaaaatgctgcgaatttcgcagggaagaaaaaactgtagtgagtaatCACCCTtacctggagcaatcaatgcctgtCAGCTGCTgctaaagcaaataaagtcttggggtgcaataaaagaggtataggggcgagggacgagaacattattctcccactatataaggcacttgtcaggcctcacatggaatactgtgtacagttctggtcaccggtgctcaggaaagatgttacagtgcgggagggggttcaaagaagggcagctaaattaataaacggaatgagaggactggaatacccagagaggcaaacAGAATTGgttgcccaatcagagtacgaaacatttattaccaccctctgctttctatctctgagccaattctttacccaaatacacacgttttcacccaatccaagctgtctcattttatatatcagcctattatgcggcacagagaaatccagatatacgagattaatagactctcccaggtccagcctagaacttacttcatcgtagaaactgatcagattcgtctgacatgatcgccccctcatgaacTCGTGCTGgagaggagttatactgttgttttccttgaggcattctaggatggcgtctctcagaaacccctcaaatatctTTCCAGTTACCGTAGTGAGACttgccggcctgtagttaccaggctcacttttggacccctttttgtatattgcaactacattggcaatgcgccaatccagtggtacaaccccggtcttgatagtatccataaatattagatatagcggcctagctatcacatcacttagttcccttagtacccatgggtgtattccatctgggcctggcgatttatcgattttaatcttctttaatcggtttcgcacttcctcctgcgttaggtatgaaatATTTTGTGAAGgcttcattttattcccctgcatctcgtgtggcatttcctttttgttcgtGAATACGctagaaaagaaactatttaatagatttgccttccctccatcatcttcaatgatttctcctgcattatttgttaaagggccagtgctctcagtgcaaatccttttactgttaatataattgaagaatagtttagggttattttttctctctttggcgatccgtctttctgcctcctccttagcaattttgatctttcctttgaatatttagtttttttcatagtattttccccagaaaacccattttagtatactgtatataacaagTTATTACTCTTCTGTCGATCAGTAGCTTTTCTGCGGATTGTCGCTTGCTTGATACATTTCTTATTCGTAGCGCCAAAATTAATTATCACAATAATATTTTCACAGGGTGGTTCCTTTTTGCCTTCCTGCTGCTCTGAGCATTAAAACGACAGAACCCTCAACATCCCACAAAAGTCATGGATCAAAACCCGAAGACTCTGGGGACAATAATGCAATCTCTGCTGAAAACTGCAAATATGAAAACGATGCCATAAACATAGACATAACATTAGGTGACAGGTGCGCCTCTGAAGATTCTGGATGTGACAGGAAAATATCATGCCTCAACAGCAAAGCACCTGAAGCATTTGAAGATAGAAGTAGAACCGAAGACACCTCCATGAGGCTGGATGACCTCACCATGTCTTGTGCACTGGAGAATAGTGCCTCTATAGCTCCTCTCTCAGGGGACAGCTCTGTGGTAGGCTTGGGAGAAGACAACTTTGCACCTAAAGGCTCAATCAGCATTGAAACTGAGCTTCTTGACACAGATCACAATGGCGATGAGGGTTCCAGATCCAGTGATGGTACGTTTGCCTACCATGAGGATAACAAGAACTTTTCTTTAGCCAATCACATAGAGAGAAATGCCTCCAACTTCAAAACTAATGATAATACCATAAGTGATGCTTACAGTAGCACTACATACAGTGAGCTGCAAGATGTAGCTGATGTGGACAAGAATAAGGACAGAGAACAAGAGAACAAACCTTCCACAGAGCTTCATAAAGACAACAATGTCAAAGACGTCATTACATCAGATGACCCCAGAACCATGAGTTTGATGTCAGAGAACAGCACTACAAAAAGCCTTGATAATGACTACTTTTTAACTGAAATCCATAGATCAACCAACATTGACAATGAGTTCTGTgaaccaaaaaacaatggtgatgGGGAATCCAGGCCTAATGATGATATACTTGTCCATCATGAAGTTAACAATGGCTATTCTGCAGACAGTCAAACTGGTGGAAATGTCTTCAACATCAAAACTGATGTTAGTAGCAATACAGATGCTTACAATACAATTACATACAGCAAGCTACAAGGTGGAGGTAACTCGGACAAAAATAAGGCAACAGACGCTGAGAACAAAACTTCCACAGACCATGGAAGGGACAACATTGACTTTTCATGTCATGGACCAAAGATAAAAGAAGAGAAAAGCAAAGCCTTTGATGACACAAGTACCAATGATAATTCTTTCACAGGTCATCAACGAGACAACAATGTCACAAGAGTCCTTGAGTCGGGTGATCATACTACTAGGTCTTATACCAATATAATCTTGAAGTTAGAAAACAGCACTACAGCGGGCCTTGAAGAAGACAACTTTGCACTTGAAGGCCATAGATCAAACAACATTTCCAGTGAACTCCTTCAGCCAGAACACAATGGTGATATACCTGCCCATCTTGAATTTAACTATAGCTATTCTGCAGCCAGTCAGACTGGTGGAAATGgctccaacatcaaagctgttaGCAGCTGTACAGATGCTTACAGTATAACTGCATACAGAAAGCTACAGGGTGGAGCTAACTTGGACAAAAATAAGGCCATAGCCCCCGAGAACAAAACTTCCATAGACCATAGAAGGGGCAAAGTTGACTTTTCATGCCATGGGCAAATTATTAAATTAGAGAAAAGCAAAGCCTCCAATGATAGGAGTCCCAATGATAATTCTTCCACAGGTCTTCAACTAGACAATAATATCACAAAAGTCATTAAGTTGGATGATCATACCACCACATCTGATACGACCATGATCTTGAAGTCAGAGAACAGCAGTTCAGCAGGGCTTGAAGAAGACAACTTTGCACCTGAAAGCCATGGATCAAACAACATTTTCACTGAGCTCCTTGAACCAAAACACAACATTGATATGGGTTCAAGGCCCAGCGATGATCTATTTGCCCAACATGAGGTTAATAATGATTTTTCTATAGGCTCTCACTCTGGTACAAATGCCTCCATACACTGTGGCTGCAATCAGAACACCAACAGCTTTGAAACTGATGAAGATACCCATGTAGATGTCCATCCTGGAAGAAAAAGGAGCAACCTCAACTGTAGTGATAACAAGCTCTCCATAGACCATAATCCAAAAGATAACACTTCCCCAGGTTATGGAAGTGATAAGAAGGGCCTCTCGATTCGTAGGCTCAACAGCCAAGATCAAACCCAGGCCATTACAAAAAGTCCTAATGCCTTGGCACCTACTAGTCCCACCTACTTTCAACAAGATGGGGAAGTCACTAATCTCGATGACCCTGTTTCTTTGCCTCGTGGAGCTGAGATTCGTTCCCCATGTGAGAGCAAAACAGACAAGCAAAAATACAGTATAAAATCCTCATGGGTGTACAAGATTGTTTTCCTATTGATGATTGTACTTCTGGTAGCTCCGGTGACAGTGCAAGGTAAATGCAAATGATACAGTGTTTACAATGATACAATGTTTTTATGGGAGTACAGAGAAATGAGGGGGCTTCATGGTAACAAGCAAAATGGGGGCCCTGCTGGTATATgttaaatatatatcttattgcATGTGGCCTAAACAGCTGCTACTGACTTAAAGGTGTATTACTACCTTGGCCAGTTGTGGTCGTGATGGGAATAGATCTCTGTACAATGCAGCTGGGGTGGCCATGAGTAGAGAAATAGTGTAGCTTACTGTACTATGTTGGTCCCACAACTGTCATCCACTGCTACAGACGTTATGGAAAGAGTGAAGGACAGTTCTGCTCGCCCACCACAAAAAGCCAGGCTGGGGTCCCAGCGGGTCAGTTCTGGAGATAGATGCAAGTTACAGAGGTGGGAACATGAGGATTAAGTATCAGAACAAAGAATCATTTTTATTCACTCCCTTAAAATGGCTATTGCCACACATTTCAAGTAATATAACTCTTAGCGTGTCTGCGCTGATTTTATTACAGCTCATTTTGTTTCCTAAAAGTTAGTCACTTTCTAaatagttttcattaaaaatgcccTAGTATTTTGCTGACGTAGAATCTGTACAACCCTTTTACATAGCTGGCTGTGCTGCTGCTTTAGACATAGATCAAGACAACACGGTGCTCCTGGCTGTGTCAGTGctcactgctctcccctgctTTTCTCTCAGGGctcatggactttcattgatccattcacattagtgtgtaaacactgcgtgtagcttcgtgcaagaaaaagcatgctctatttctccgcatatcacgcagtgtgagccctattcttttctatgggcagcttatgcaacgctgtccatacacaattacTGGAGAGACACATGAGAAACATCTGAGCCCAGTAGGTTGTACATGTTCATCTTGAGGAGCCCTTAATACAATTCTTTATCTCATGGTGACCACCAATATACGTATGAATCGTTTATTCCAAGTGAAATAAGTCCACAGCCTTTACTAACCGCACAGGAATATTTGTCTCATAcatttacctgcactgatacaatgtaataaACCCATGTCCTGTCCATTACTGTCTGTCTGCAGCTTCCTCTCAGTGGCAGCTCCACCGCTTCAATATAACGAACAGGAAAGTACTCCATCAGTCGTGGACCATTATGAACATGGAGAACCGCGATTCACCAGGTTGTACGTTCAATGTCACAGCATTTCCATTCTGGTATAATTGTCCACAGTCGGGAGATTTGGTTTTTGCGTATAATGAAACATGTATAGAAATGGTGACAAAGGACCTGAGTACAAATGTCTACAACCTGGAGCATGGAAACGGCCTGAATGGACACAATCTGCAGGCCACTCGTGGAGGTAAGAGGGGTTTCTGCAGCGTGAGCGGGCAAGGTCTGCGTAAATCTTCACCAGGTCTTTTTATTCAGTGCGTGGAAGCAGCGCAGAGTATTTCAGTATAGTATTCAATGAGAGTAAGCTTGTATGGTTttaatacaaataaggaagatgatacaatacctctgcagcgccacctattggatggtagtaTTACTTCAAATCGGTCAGACTCGtcaaacaagtctttaaaacagagattggggattaaccctttccaatccaatgtcgggcctgccccgacatcatcatttccctccacagctccgatgtcaggacaggcccgacactgcagtgcagcagtgcatctgcacccgatcatcagacacattgggtgcagatgcactcctgtaaTGATCATCAACAAGGACCCTCGAGGAGAAGGCGGAAAGGGTTTTTaacactttctgccttctcctttacacattacatagcgctcaattagtgctatgtaatgcacagcGATTCCggacagcgatcatgtgaccgctggtgttACCTGATCCCCAGCGGTTACATGAACGccaagccgggagcctgcaccgtgggaggACCTGTtaacctgtccggtgtcttcagcattctccttctgcctcccggcccggcgatcatgtaaccgccgggtgccacctgaccccagcggtcacatgatggccgagccgggaggcagaagggagaatgtggaagtaTTCCCCCCACCgctgcagtgagcacctgcaccctcctgaactctgtcatttcagaagggtgcagggaaaatgtattttttctcatccattctccccagctccaatttatttggagctggggagaatggatgagaaaaaataaatggattggaaagggttaaaaaataagccagaaattcatacacagacagctgtttcaggtttttttgcccctcagtgtgcagtaggtttctggctaggctagtgagaggcctgtgacgagTGTTGGAAGGGGTATtgtctcttcttaaggagagcacccagacggAGTGAGGAGACacttaggaggtgagtgaggagtcttataaggccatgcatgctcctctgggtaatatatacaaataaggaagaaggaacaatacctctgcagcgccacctattggatggcagcattccttcaaatcaatgtatgactcattaaacaagtctttaaaacaatgattgggaattaaaaaccaagccagacaCGCAGACGCACAAAAACGCAACACCCATAGCAAAACTGCAGAGCGCAAATACGAGAATAAatacgcttacacccatgtgaacccgGCCGAAGGGCGAATTCCCATGGATATGTACACTGCGTGTCTATTTGCCTGTTTtggggctccttcagacaagcgtgtttaggCACCCGGGatgttcaatgggttcattttcgtttaatttttttgcgcacacggtTCTCACGAGTGCAAAAAAATATGACCCTCTCTATTTTGTGCGTATATGTAATGCCCCTGCATGCACGAAAAGGTAAAGTACAATGCGCCGATACGtgcacaaatcaacctcgttcactgcgcaaatacctTGTGCTGAGGCGGGTGTATTTGGGCATccgctcatctgaaggagcctttAAGAGGGTTTCTCAGAACAATACTGCACTCAGCCGTGTGAATGCCGCCTGCGGCCGGGCTCACGCGAACGTATTGGGAAAGGCTGTTTAAAAATCACAGCGTTTTACCGTCGTAATTCCCCATATATTATCGCGGTTTCATTCCTGTATGCCTGCGCATGAACAGCGCATTTTACGCACGCCGTCCTGCACGGATATCTGTTTAttctcttttttaaaattttcctatCAATTTCTCTACTTGCGCCATGCATACGCAATGTTCCAAACGCACCCATAGAAAACTATAGGGCTGCACGCATGTAATACACGGCAGAATAGAAAAcgttgcgttcttttttgcgctcgTATTACATGCAATGAATATATACAAGTGTGACTGGATGAATGAATATCAATGTGCTTTCATATACTCCATTCACCGCCTATCATGCGCTCGTACactgcatgcgtaatacgcaatgAGATTATATTTGTGTGGCCCGCCCTGAGAGTGATGTACTAGTGGGAGGTATATGGCGGTGGCAGCACAGAGCATGTCAAGAGGGGAGCGTGCGGACCTTGTGGGGGCTTGGATGACGATAGGAGGGGCTTCATGGGTAACTGGCTGTAATTCGCGGCGCGGTTATTACACGGTCACACTCCAGCTTTATTTTTCAGAGAGGCTGGACGACAAATCAATTGAAGACAAGAAAGCCGGAATCACCAAACCTACTGACAGCACACCGCGGACTCTGGATGACACCAAACCTACTGACAGCACACCGCGGGCGCAGACTCCGGAAGACACCGACCATACTAAGTGGATTATTGTAGGAGTCGTAGTTGGTTTGGTGGCTTTCATTGCACTTGTATCGCTGTACATCTTCTGCCAGAGTTTTCGGAGGTAATTTCTACATTTTACGTTGGGTGAAACTTCACATGTCAAAAACAGAAAAACTGCCAGTCCGTGgcgaccaatcagagctcagctttagcTAATGCCCTGTAATCAGTGGTAACCATGGCTGCCACACCCCACTGACACTGCATGTTATATCACCGTGATCCTGGTGCGCCACAACTTCCCGTTCTTCACCACATTTTAACATGACCTCCTCTGGATCTGATGGAAAGGCCCCTGAAGTAGTCCCAACATCCAACATATCTGCAGTGAGGGCAGGCTGCAACACTCCACTTATACAGCCAGGGGAACCGCCATACTTACATGGaaaggtgattggctggctgggctatGACAAAACAGACTGATAGATGGACAGTCCAGACTGCCAGCCAAATCACAATGtgcggcagggcttaatagaatacCTGTAAATGTAtgatgtactgcaatactgaagtaatgCAGATGCCATCAGACAAACACAACTTTAAGCGcccaaagaagaaaaataaa
Coding sequences within it:
- the LOC136631941 gene encoding uncharacterized protein DDB_G0283357-like, with protein sequence MMTEEEIGFSVQDTSGEPMSREMDSGCEMMTKHKIGVPVQDTLGESMRVVPFCLPAALSIKTTEPSTSHKSHGSKPEDSGDNNAISAENCKYENDAINIDITLGDRCASEDSGCDRKISCLNSKAPEAFEDRSRTEDTSMRLDDLTMSCALENSASIAPLSGDSSVVGLGEDNFAPKGSISIETELLDTDHNGDEGSRSSDGTFAYHEDNKNFSLANHIERNASNFKTNDNTISDAYSSTTYSELQDVADVDKNKDREQENKPSTELHKDNNVKDVITSDDPRTMSLMSENSTTKSLDNDYFLTEIHRSTNIDNEFCEPKNNGDGESRPNDDILVHHEVNNGYSADSQTGGNVFNIKTDVSSNTDAYNTITYSKLQGGGNSDKNKATDAENKTSTDHGRDNIDFSCHGPKIKEEKSKAFDDTSTNDNSFTGHQRDNNVTRVLESGDHTTRSYTNIILKLENSTTAGLEEDNFALEGHRSNNISSELLQPEHNGDIPAHLEFNYSYSAASQTGGNGSNIKAVSSCTDAYSITAYRKLQGGANLDKNKAIAPENKTSIDHRRGKVDFSCHGQIIKLEKSKASNDRSPNDNSSTGLQLDNNITKVIKLDDHTTTSDTTMILKSENSSSAGLEEDNFAPESHGSNNIFTELLEPKHNIDMGSRPSDDLFAQHEVNNDFSIGSHSGTNASIHCGCNQNTNSFETDEDTHVDVHPGRKRSNLNCSDNKLSIDHNPKDNTSPGYGSDKKGLSIRRLNSQDQTQAITKSPNALAPTSPTYFQQDGEVTNLDDPVSLPRGAEIRSPCESKTDKQKYSIKSSWVYKIVFLLMIVLLVAPVTVQASSQWQLHRFNITNRKVLHQSWTIMNMENRDSPGCTFNVTAFPFWYNCPQSGDLVFAYNETCIEMVTKDLSTNVYNLEHGNGLNGHNLQATRGERLDDKSIEDKKAGITKPTDSTPRTLDDTKPTDSTPRAQTPEDTDHTKWIIVGVVVGLVAFIALVSLYIFCQSFRRWVQSSISSCRRRNTNNVPEADAGHNLEMEALASPTTNGSVNGHLGTEV